A region from the Etheostoma spectabile isolate EspeVRDwgs_2016 chromosome 9, UIUC_Espe_1.0, whole genome shotgun sequence genome encodes:
- the dsg2.1 gene encoding desmoglein-2, with product MTRISPSVCMWLLFVLQAVAVVKAHWIPPPKPLRENVDYTQQEYVAMIHSDFDDGKGNIKYSLEGNGASNVPFHVFVVDPRSGYIRVTKVLDREEIADYNLAGVARYIDGTLAENNVDIRFKVEDVNDNPPVFQAMQSGAVKELSIAGTTVMTVNATDADEPGNENSQIAYRLMSQTPDHGFFDIKSDGTIFVAKSGLDREKTDQYVLTVRGQDLNGKPGGNTGTGTVTINILDVNDNPPTLEKNEYQGNIEENTQNVEVMRLKSQDLDLQNTENWEAVYEIVQGNEAGYFSIRTDPVTNEGILMLDKAVNYEDVKDLNLGVIVKNKAPMFDGSGAGSGAGIGFGGGAGGGGGAGGAGGAGGASGASGASGASGASGASGASGASGSGGSSWQGGSKFVTYPIKINVMNQREGAAFSPKIKTIPISEGGTSFNTKYAKGLDPDNWLTVDPLTAKIKLNKKPDRESPYLVNGTYIAQVLCISEDLPAKTATGTVAIQVEDFNDNCPVLTTDSHIMCTTDVSVIVNAEDKDSFPNGSPFDFVIIPEGTRGKWQVTPLNETAATLTAQESIWPGFYEVKVAVMDKQGLACPDPQKVTVQVCTCADGVVCGKQRTSKAVEFGPAGIGLLFLGLLLLLLLLLMLLFCNCGGAGGLPGGFTEMPFDTKSHLINYRTEGQGENTEVPLLNMPTQMDGNMVNMNMGMINNTSAMAGLDFQRSVTSMDGMNGAVYQDGFVSGLREGSRGMLAQQSGSGFYSEFEGRESGAGREMYDGMALPDHFLAQYYTQKVASGNDNLGGKDCLLVYDYEGQGSPAGSVGCCSLLESDNDLQFLDDLGTKFKTLAEVCGGKKIPTEVKQEFTPLPSASVNTQTSVSSLKAVAQQLPPPPKPQPSPPKAMVSETVKKSTTTVKEGKTTVTEGMTTVKEGMATQGQMVLLQQPAQQPVYYTTAPVMQPMHYVVQPQVQNTVLLAEAPATNMQNMVLVNGTQSGPAQGMVFQNQTVMSSRQAQGPQMMLVERSGVQGSGANMIRAGNLSGSQTMMVMEGMVPVGSMKHLSGSQTYLVQGGNLQQSGGHSGSQRVLLVGGPTSSAGQLVQEAGGLSQKREISGSQRVLYSSPLAGPQSSVTSSSTTRVSGTPTYRKVVVQEKTTEL from the exons ATGACTCGGATTTCTCCGTCCGTCTGCATGTGGCTGCTGTTTGTG CTGCAGGCTGTTGCCGTGGTGAAGGCCCACTGGATTCCCCCTCCAAAACCCCTGAGGGAAAATGTAGACTACACTCAACAGGAATATGTTGCCATG ATTCACTCCGATTTTGATGATGGGAAAGGGAATATTAAATACTCTCTAGAAGGCAATGGCGCAAGCAACGTTCCCTTCCATGTGTTTGTAGTTGACCCTAGGAGTGGATACATTCGTGTCACCAAAGTTCTTGACAGGGAAGAAATAGCTGACTACAAT CTGGCAGGTGTTGCTAGATATATAGATGGCACCCTTGCAGAGAATAACGTCGACATACGATTCAAGGTTGAAGATGTCAACGACAACCCTCCGGTGTTTCAAGCCATGCAGTCCGGGGCGGTGAAGGAGCTCAGTATTGCAG GGACTACAGTTATGACAGTAAATGCAACTGATGCTGATGAACCAGGGAATGAGAACTCTCAGATCGCGTATCGCCTCATGAGTCAGACACCAGATCATGGCTTTTTCGACATTAAAAGTGATGGGACCATCTTTGTTGCAAAGTCTGGCCTGGACAGAGAG AAAACAGATCAGTACGTTCTGACGGTGAGAGGTCAAGACTTAAATGGCAAACCAGGGGGAAACACAGGCACCGGCACAGTTACCATTAACATCCTGGACGTGAATGACAACCCCCCCACTCTGGAAAAAAACGAG taTCAAGGCAACATTGAGGAGAACACACAGAATGTGGAGGTGATGAGGCTCAAATCACAGGACCTGGACCTGCAGAACACAGAAAACTGGGAAGCTGTGTATGAAATTGTCCAAGGCAACGAGGCCGGGTACTTCAGCATTAGAACAGACCCCGTCACCAATGAGGGCATCCTAATGCTCGACAAG GCTGTGAACTATGAAGATGTGAAGGACCTTAACCTAGGCGTAATTGTGAAGAATAAGGCTCCGATGTTTGATGGATCTGGGGCAGGGTCCGGAGCTGGTATAGGTTTCGGAGGGGGAGCaggtgggggaggaggagcaggtgGGGCAGGGGGAGCAGGTGGGGCAAGTGGGGCAAGTGGGGCAAGTGGCGCAAGTGGCGCAAGTGGAGCAAGTGGCGCAAGTGGAGCAAGTGGGTCTGGAGGATCATCATGGCAAGGTGGAAGCAAATTTGTAACCTATCCAATCAAAATCAATGTGATGAACCAGCGCGAGGGGGCAGCTTTTTCCCCAAAGATCAAAACGATTCCCATATCAGAAGGAGGCACCTCCTTCAACACGAA GTACGCCAAGGGCTTGGACCCTGACAACTGGCTAACCGTCGACCCTTTGACAGCTAAAATCAAACTGAACAAGAAGCCCGATAGAGAATCTCCATACCTGGTCAATGGGACATATATTGCACAAGTACTCTGCATTTCAGAAG ACTTGCCTGCTAAAACAGCCACCGGCACAGTAGCCATCCAGGTGGAAGATTTTAATGACAACTGCCCCGTCCTGACTACTGACTCCCACATTATGTGCACCACGGATGTTTCTGTCATTGTGAACGCAGAAGATAAAGATTCCTTCCCAAACGGATCTCCTTTTGACTTTGTCATCATCCCAGAGGGCACTCGGGGCAAATGGCAGGTGACGCCTTTAAATG AGACTGCTGCTACCCTGACTGCCCAGGAGTCCATTTGGCCTGGATTCTACGAGGTGAAAGTTGCGGTGATGGACAAGCAGGGATTGGCCTGTCCAGACCCACAAAAAGTGACGGTCCAAGTCTGTACCTGTGCCGACGGCGTGGTGTGTGGGAAACAACGCACCAGCAAAGCAGTAGAGTTCGGACCTGCAGGCATCGGACTGCTGTTCCTGGGCCTGCTGCTTCTCCTAC TACTTCTTCTGATGCTGCTCTTCTGCAATTGTGGCGGTGCTGGGGGCTTGCCAGGGGGCTTTACTGAGATGCCTTTCGACACCAAATCACACCTCATTAACTACCGCACTGAGGGCCAGGGAGAGAACACG GAGGTGCCGCTGCTGAACATGCCAACACAAATGGATGGAAATATGGTCAACATGAACATGGGCATGATTAACAATACTTCAGCAATGGCAGGTTTGGATTTCCAGAGATCCGTTACTTCCATGGATGGGATGAACGGGGCCGTCTATCAAGATGGTTTTGTAAGTGGCCTCAGAGAAGGGTCAAGGGGGATGCTGGCCCAGCAGAGCGGCAGTGGCTTCTACTCTGAGTTTGAGGGCAGAGAATCGGGAGCAGGTAGAGAAATGTATGACGGCATGGCTCTGCCAGACCACTTCCTGGCACAGTACTACACTCAG aaggtGGCCAGTGGAAATGACAACCTTGGAGGAAAGGACTGTCTTTTGGTTTATGACTACGAGGGCCAGGGCTCGCCTGCTGGCTCAGTGGGCTGCTGCAGCCTCCTGGAGTCTGACAATGACCTGCAATTCCTCGATGACCTCGGGACAAAGTTCAAGACCCTGGCTGAGGTGTGCGGAGGAAAGAAGATCCCAACTGAAGTCAAACAAGAATTCACTCCTTTGCCCAGTGCTTCCGTCAACACTCAGACCTCAGTATCAAGTTTGAAAGCTGTAGCCCAACAGCTTCCCCCTCCACCCAAGCCGCAGCCCAGCCCCCCGAAGGCCATGGTGAGTGAGACAGTGAAGAAAAGCACAACCACAGTTAAGGAAGGGAAGACTACAGTGACCGAAGGGATGACTACAGTGAAGGAAGGGATGGCAACTCAAGGCCAGATGGTCTTGCTACAGCAGCCGGCTCAGCAGCCTGTCTACTACACCACCGCCCCTGTGATGCAGCCAATGCACTACGTAGTCCAGCCACAGGTTCAGAACACAGTGCTGCTGGCTGAGGCACCAGCCACCAACATGCAGAACATGGTACTGGTTAACGGCACCCAATCTGGTCCGGCCCAAGGCATGGTTTTTCAGAACCAGACGGTGATGTCCAGCAGACAAGCCCAGGGCCCCCAAATGATGCTGGTGGAGAGGAGCGGGGTCCAGGGGAGCGGTGCCAACATGATCCGTGCTGGCAACCTCTCTGGCTCCCAGACCATGATGGTCATGGAGGGCATGGTCCCTGTTGGGTCAATGAAACACCTGTCGGGGAGCCAGACCTATCTCGTGCAGGGGGGCAATCTGCAGCAGTCAGGAGGACATTCTGGATCGCAGAGGGTCCTGCTGGTCGGGGGGCCAACGAGCAGCGCAGGTCAGCTGGTCCAGGAGGCAGGAGGTCTATCCCAGAAAAGGGAAATCTCTGGCTCTCAGAGAGTCCTCTACAGCAGCCCTTTGGCTGGCCCTCAAAGCAGCGTGACGAGTTCCTCTACCACCAGAGTGAGTGGAACCCCCACCTACCGCAAGGTGGTGGTgcaggagaaaaccactgaattgtga